The Apostichopus japonicus isolate 1M-3 chromosome 6, ASM3797524v1, whole genome shotgun sequence genome contains a region encoding:
- the LOC139968918 gene encoding uncharacterized protein, producing MKSGILNPGSIFLIFSCGFVGTVTSFSFINRPRFQDGNIKNPNQATESIPLDYSSSSMYSVTSTSSRPTESSTSYTSEPMDETMGYLPTVCKRIQRNTFIGRDATGKEYLIDTGQCSHVTLTPNHSLGLPQKSVEICNTTSPCDITRIRTESNTLLAGVEHYDIVESCECHKLREQCAKVSLYKTFFPNSPFEVQIDVGTCRGDCVKENCDGCFPTETVSKSIEGPNGDECVEKIERCSCTSACYRASHFQTYYVKRWDRSSNSSIVELRKFDVGKCIGICSPTPFCIIWDPSSGKCLSSISTSSRCKATAFDTHSFTTPDGKEKMLISIGNCVCA from the exons atgaagTCTGGAATATTAAACCCTGGGAGTATCTTTTTGATTTTTTCTTGTGGATTTGTCG GTACTGTCACATCATTCTCCTTTATCAATCGACCACGTTTCCAAGATGGAAACATTAAGAATCCCAACCAAGCCACAGAAAGTATCCCTCTAGATTATAGTTCAAGTTCCATGTACTCCGTGACGTCAACCAGTAGCAGACCGACAGAGTCGAGTACTTCTTACACTTCAGAGCCCATGGATGAAACTATGGGTTATCTGCCGACAGTATGTAAGCGAATACAGAGAAATACATTTATCGGGAGAG ATGCAACTGGAAAGGAATACCTAATAGATACCGGACAGTGTAGTCACGTAACCTTAACACCCAATCATTCTCTCGGTCTGCCGCAG AAATCGGTGGAAATCTGTAACACCACGTCACCTTGTGATATCACTCGAATTAGAACAGAGAGCAACACCTTATTGGCTGGTGTCGAACATTATGATATCGTAGAGAGTTGTGAGTGTCATAAACTACGAGAACAATGCGCGAAGGTATCACTCTACAAGACATTCTTTCCCAACTCTCCGTTTGAAGTGCAAATTGATGTGGGAACGTGCAGAGGGGACTGTGTAAAAG AGAACTGTGATGGATGCTTCCCAACCGAAACAGTCAGCAAAAGCATTGAAGGACCAAATG GAGATGAATGCGTCGAGAAGATAGAGCGGTGTTCCTGCACATCAGCATGCTATCGGGCGAGTCATTTCCAAACCTATTACGTCAAAAGATGGGATCGAAGTTCCAATTCAAGTATAGTAGAGCTAAGG aaaTTCGATGTCGGAAAATGCATAGGTATATGTTCCCCGACACCGTTTTGTATTATTTGGGATCCTAGTTCTGGAAAGTGTTTATCCTCCATATCGACTAGCTCAAGATGCAAAGCGACTGCCTTCGACACTCATTCCTTTACAACTCCAGATGGAAAGGAAAAAATGTTGATATCGATCGGAAATTGCGTCTGTGCATAA